A stretch of Procambarus clarkii isolate CNS0578487 chromosome 20, FALCON_Pclarkii_2.0, whole genome shotgun sequence DNA encodes these proteins:
- the LOC138366779 gene encoding uncharacterized protein yields MTSHASQDSLNSTTRQQKLGKKEQDTSTEEGTFLRNGHTSTEEGTFLRNGHTSTEEGTFLRNGHTSSEEGTFLRNGHTSSEEGTFLRNGHTSSEEGTFLRNGHTSTEEGTFLRNGHTSTEEGTFLRNGHTSSEEGTFLRNGHTSSEEGTFLRNGHTSTEEGTFLRNGHGRTENDLN; encoded by the exons Atgacaagtcatgcctcacaggattcattgaattctacgaccaggcaacaaaaattaggcaagaaagagcagg ACACATCCACCGAGGAAGGAACCTTCCTTCGCAACGGTCACACATCTACCGAGGAAGGAACCTTCCTTCGCAACGGTCACACATCCACCGAGGAAGGAACCTTCCTTCGCAACGGTCACACATCCAGCGAGGAAGGAACCTTCCTTCGCAACGGTCACACATCCAGCGAGGAAGGAACCTTCCTTCGCAACGGTCACACATCCAGCGAGGAAGGAACCTTCCTTCGCAACGGTCACACATCCACCGAGGAAGGAACCTTCCTTCGCAACGGTCACACATCCACCGAGGAAGGAACCTTCCTTCGCAACGGTCACACATCCAGCGAGGAAGGAACCTTCCTTCGCAACGGTCACACATCCAGCGAGGAAGGAACCTTCCTTCGCAACGGTCACACATCCACCGAGGAAGGAACCTTCCTTCGCAACGGTCACGGAAGGACTGAAAATGACCTCAActaa
- the LOC138366778 gene encoding splicing regulatory glutamine/lysine-rich protein 1-like, which translates to MTVNVYTNVNIYMNVNIYMNVNVYMNVNIYMNVNVYMNERLHDRERLHERERLHKRERLHERERLHERERLHERERLHERERLHERERLHERERLHERERLHEQDRLHERERLHERERLHERERLHERERLHDRERLHERERST; encoded by the exons ATGACCGTGAACGTCTACACGAACGTGAACATCTACATGAACGTGAACAtctacatgaacgtgaacgtctacatgaacgtgaacatctacatgaacgtgaacgtctacatgaac GAACGTCTCCATGACCGTGAACGtctacatgaacgtgaacgtctacaTAAACGTGAACGTCTTCATGAACGGGAACGtctacatgaacgtgaacgtctgCATGAACGTGAACGTCTTCATGAACGGGAACGTCTTCATGAACGGGAACGTCTTCATGAACGGGAACGTCTACATGAACGGGAACGTCTACATGAACAGGATCGTCTTCATGAACGTGAACGTCTTCATGAACGGGAACGTCTACATGAACGGGAACGtctacatgaacgtgaacgtctacatgaccgtgaacgtctacatgaacgtgaacgttctacatga
- the LOC138366777 gene encoding uncharacterized protein: MNVNIYMNVNVYMNVNVYMNVNVFMNVNVFMNVNVFMNGNVFMNGNVFMNRNVFMTVNVYMNVNVYINVNVYMNVNVYMNVNVYMTVNVFMNGNVFMNVNVYMNVNVFMNGNVFMNGNVFMNGNVFMNGNVFMNGNVYMNGNVYMNGNVFMNGNVFMNGNVFMNGNVFMNGNVYMNVNVFMNGNVYMNVNVFMNGNVYMNVNAYMNQNVFMNVNVYTNVNVFMNVNVYMNVNVFMNGTST; the protein is encoded by the coding sequence atgaacgtgaacatctacatgaacgtgaacgtctacatgaacgtgaacgtctacatgaacgtgaacgtcttCATGAACGTGAACGTCTTCATGAACGTGAACGTCTTCATGAACGGGAACGTCTTCATGAACGGGAACGTCTTCATGAACAGGAACGTCTTCATGACCGTGAACGtctacatgaacgtgaacgtctacataaacgtgaacgtctacatgaacgtgaacgtctacatgaacgtgaacgtctacatgaccgtgaacgtcttcatgaacgggaacgtcttcatgaacgtgaacgtctacatgaacgtgaacgtcttCATGAACGGGAACGTCTTCATGAACGGGAACGTTTTCATGAACGGGAACGTCTTCATGAACGGGAATGTCTTCATGAACGGGAACGTCTACATGAACGGGAACGTCTACATGAACGGGAACGTCTTCATGAACGGGAACGTCTTCATGAACGGGAACGTCTTCATGAACGGGAACGTCTTCATGAACGGGAACGtctacatgaacgtgaacgtcttcatgaacgggaacgtctacatgaacgtgaacgtcttCATGAACGGGAACGTCTACATGAACGTGAACGCCTACATGAACCAGAACGTCTtcatgaacgtgaacgtctacaCGAACGTGAACGTTTtcatgaacgtgaacgtctacatgaacgtgaacgtcttCATGAACGGAACGTCTACATGA
- the LOC123751864 gene encoding putative per-hexamer repeat protein 5 codes for MKVNIYMNVNVYMNVIGLIFSVIQGANQSANKGANQSANQGANQSANQSANQGANKGANQSANQGANKGANQSANQGANLAWHPVTFGTLADTRTGTRTGTRTGTKTGTRTGTRTGTRTGTKTGTKTGTKTGTKTGTRTGTKTGTKTGTKTGTKTGTKTGTRTGTKTSTRTGTKTGTRTGTKTGTKTGTKTGTRTGTRTGTNTGTRTGTNTGTRTGTNTGTKTGTNTGTRTGTKTGTKTGTRNGTKTDTKIGTK; via the exons ATGAAAGTGAACAtctacatgaacgtgaacgtctacaTGAACGTGATTGGTCTTATATTTTCCGTGATCCAg GGTGCCAACCAGAGTGCCAACAAGGGTGCCAACCAGAGTGCCAACCAGGGTGCCAACCAGAGTGCCAACCAGAGTGCCAACCAGGGTGCCAACAAGGGTGCCAACCAGAGTGCCAACCAGGGTGCCAACAAGGGTGCCAACCAGAGTGCCAACCAGGGTGCCAACCTGGCATGGCACCCTG TAACATTTGGCACTTTGGCTGACACCAGGACTGGCACCAGGACTGGCACCAGGACTGGCACCAAGACTGGCACCAGGACTGGCACCAGGACTGGCACCAGGACTGGCACCAAGACTGGCACCAAGACTGGCACCAAGACTGGCACCAAGACTGGCACCAGGACTGGCACCAAGACTGGCACCAAGACTGGCACCAAGACTGGCACCAAGACTGGCACCAAGACTGGCACCAGGACTGGCACCAAGACTAGCACCAGGACTGGCACCAAGACTGGCACCAGGACTGGCACCAAGACTGGCACCAAGACTGGCACCAAGACTGGCACCAGGACTGGCACCAGGACTGGCACCAACACTGGCACCAGGACTGGCACCAACACTGGCACCAGGACTGGCACCAACACTGGCACCAAGACTGGCACCAACACTGGCACCAGGACTGGCACCAAGACTGGCACCAAGACTGGCACCAGGAATGGCACCAAGACTGACACCAAGATTGGCACCAAGTGA
- the LOC138366639 gene encoding uncharacterized protein, producing the protein MRATITLLVVVVVVVASQEPSPGHPPCQAYTTSNEVRIPVPKDLKELDLWFSFQERECEVSIAVVTNTKGKQSGPLKVNIKERHHTQPIHFFGSSSSHDEDNTSWCRVRLTQPVKGVNNSRLTAAGHCGNNRKKEEQYTDDDVTALLVKTNNNIVFNVCPVPPHPVCPTGTWRPRGKSRTVEPPVSNTPQCPIVCPDPPPESGIPNCSTACPESSAVTSVPSSGCPDQQQQQQQQGATVVLGVLLGVCLLACVALATAHCYNKASFRDMMARSPFQLSTSKQFLWPSRGTNNQSANQDATQGANQGASQDANQGANQDSNQGATQGANQGARPGGRASAHDSENSLYGATIDRQ; encoded by the exons ATGAGGGCGACCATcacactactggtggtggtggtggtggtggtggcgtctcAGGAACCGTCTCCTG GTCATCCTCCGTGCCAGGCCTATACCACCAGTAACGAAGTCAGGATACCTGTACCAAAGGACCTGAAAGAGCTGGACTTGTGGTTCAGCTTTCAGGAACGTGAGTGTGAGGTGTCCATCGCTGTTGTGACCAACACCAAGGGAAAACAGTCCGGACCCTTGAAGGTTAACATCAAGGAGCGACACCACACACAGCCGATCCATTTCTTTGGCAGCTCCAGTAGCCACGATGAGGACAATACCAGCTGGTGTAGAGTCCGGCTGACACAGCCAGTAAAG GGAGTGAACAACTCCAGACTAACAGCAGCGGGTCACTGCGGGAACAACAGGAAAAAAGAAGAGCAGTACACAGATGACGACGTGACGGCATTGTTGGTGAAGACAAATAACAACATTGTCTTCAATGTATGTCCAGTCCCACCACACCCAG TCTGCCCGACAGGAACTTGGAGGCCTCGGGGTAAATCCCGCACTGTAGAACCACCTGTGTCCAACACCCCACAGTGTCCCATAGTTTGTCCTGACCCGCCACCTGAGTCAGGCATCCCAAATTGTTCCACAGCTTGCCCTGAGTCGTCAGCTGTGACCTCAGTGCCTAGCTCAGGTTGCCctgaccaacagcagcagcagcagcagcagggggccaCGGTGGTGCTGGGCGTCCTGCTGGGCGTCTGTCTGCTGGCCTGTGTGGCCCTCGCTACTGCTCACTGCTACAACAAAG CTTCCTTCAGAGACATGATGGCTCGGTCACCCTTCCAGTTGAGCACCAGCAAGCAATTCCTCTGGCCATCACGAGGCACTAACAATCAGAGTGCCAATCAGGATGCCACTCAGGGTGCCAATCAGGGTGCCAGTCAGGATGCCAATCAGGGTGCCAACCAGGATTCCAATCAGGGTGCCACTCAGGGTGCCAATCAGGGTGCCAGGCCTGGAGGTCGGGCCTCGGCACACGACAGCGAGAACAGCCTCTACGGTGCCACCATCGATCGTCAGTGA